Proteins encoded in a region of the Streptomyces sp. NBC_00310 genome:
- a CDS encoding non-ribosomal peptide synthetase family protein, translating to MSKQDAPSFGQTLQQVLAERGADAAAPLSAEQKRLWLLGGIADGAWAVVSARYRIPAATDPAELQLRLATLVSRHETLRSVFVDVAGRPARLVLPFAQPLMRTVDDISRQDPAAVEELVRHTVQEEFPLGHGPLLRVLLLRSAGTDSELVLAGHRLALDATSLDLLAAELLGADVTEPPDALSTALAAQRTALADEGLKQRLTAWAGQLARPAATDIPGHGPRPEVKQNAHARVELRLPAALAARAADTDDLDAHAATAWLTVLLRNQATGAAQCGVRTGRPAELAAVAGPLDTLRPVRVDDAADRPLGDLLTEVAAQLRTPAADVPFAHLVQSAPPRRDLSRTPYLQTVVRTHRAGRGAARPVPGAAGGTEYDLELTLRPDQDALHLRIDYDSALHPEERVRGLGSQFAAVLDAVLPGGDARLTPATVVLHDDAAAARAVRAGRGTPIEDCGNSLVDLVRDRAAETPDALALRQSDTHLTYAQLWAGATRLADELAARGVRPGDRVAVWLHRTPATVTTLLAVLAAGAVFVPVDAAYPEERVRYLLADARPALVVSDSSVPGSADPGVPTLLLDRLPATPTQGPARPERVPAHAPAYMIYTSGSTGRPKGVLVRHSSVVNNLRWRQRTWPLNADDRVLHNHSFSFDPAIWAVFWPLAAGACVVLAAQEQMTDPNAMLQTLRNEQVTVLGGVPSLLTVLLDHRDAGACTRVRLVLSGAEPLTDTLLERISTTWSADVVNLYGPTEATIDATAYTVPAGARTMPLPIGRAVDNTGVHVVDAQLRPVPDDIPGEIVVTGAGLAAGYHDRPELSARRFLPDPFDTPAGRLYRTGDLGRRLPDGNIQFLGRIDDQVKIRGHRVELSEVESAVTAVPGVLDACVTALDAGTEHARLAAAVVLPGQDGQDGRPTPERLREALAQQLPAHLVPDRFLVVDQLPRTPNGKADRRRVAELLADAPEPGHGTPQGTTEPRNAVERSVAQAFAEVLRVAAVDLHADFFDAGGTSLMLARLASLLGDRHDVDIPLHEFFRTPTAAGVAETIEVYRREGIAGVLGRKHAATLENDGTLDASITPDGLPRADWDNPRRVFLTGATGYLGLHLLEQLLRRTDAEVVTLCRARDAEHAMRRLRDGFALYEIDIDDQLHRVTCVSGDLAEERLGLTPRQWHDLAATVDVIYHNGALVNFVYPYSALKAANVGGTQRVIELACTTRLKSVHHVSTIDTLLATHMPRPFLETDAPLNSAVGVPAGYTGSKWVAEKVVNEARKRGIPVCVYRPGLILGHTRNGATQTIDYLLVALRGYLPMRILPDYPRIFDVIPVDHVARAIVHISGKPEALGGFYHLFNPAPVPLRTFCDWIRSYGYEFDTVPFEEGRRRALGVGPGHLLYPLVPLIKDAEAEPHRALDPKYLHEVRPALECARTLRMLQGSDVHCPPTTEADAHAVLDYLVRTGFMPAPADIVPDAWTAGETR from the coding sequence GTGAGCAAGCAGGACGCCCCCTCATTCGGCCAGACCCTGCAGCAGGTGCTGGCCGAGCGCGGCGCGGACGCCGCCGCCCCGCTGTCCGCGGAGCAGAAACGGCTGTGGCTGCTGGGCGGCATCGCCGACGGCGCCTGGGCGGTGGTCAGCGCCCGCTACCGCATCCCCGCCGCCACCGACCCCGCCGAACTGCAGCTGCGCCTGGCCACCCTGGTGTCCCGGCACGAGACGCTGCGCAGCGTCTTCGTCGACGTCGCCGGCCGCCCCGCCCGCCTGGTGCTGCCCTTCGCCCAGCCCCTGATGCGCACCGTCGACGACATCAGCCGGCAGGACCCGGCCGCCGTCGAGGAACTCGTGCGCCACACGGTCCAGGAGGAGTTCCCGCTCGGCCACGGCCCGCTCCTGCGCGTCCTGCTGCTGCGCTCCGCCGGCACGGACAGCGAACTCGTCCTGGCCGGACACCGACTCGCCCTCGACGCCACCTCCCTGGACCTGCTCGCCGCCGAACTCCTCGGCGCCGACGTCACCGAACCCCCCGACGCCCTCTCCACGGCCCTGGCCGCGCAGCGCACCGCCCTGGCAGACGAGGGCCTCAAACAGCGGCTCACCGCCTGGGCCGGGCAGCTCGCCCGTCCCGCCGCCACCGACATCCCCGGCCACGGACCCCGCCCCGAGGTCAAACAGAACGCCCACGCCCGCGTGGAACTGCGGCTGCCCGCCGCCCTCGCCGCCCGCGCCGCGGACACCGACGACCTCGACGCGCACGCCGCCACCGCCTGGCTCACCGTGCTCCTGCGCAACCAGGCCACGGGCGCCGCCCAGTGCGGCGTCCGCACCGGCCGGCCCGCCGAACTGGCCGCCGTGGCCGGCCCGCTGGACACCCTGCGCCCGGTCCGCGTGGACGACGCCGCCGACCGCCCGCTCGGCGACCTCCTCACCGAGGTCGCCGCACAACTGCGCACCCCCGCCGCCGACGTGCCCTTCGCCCACCTCGTGCAGAGCGCGCCACCGCGCCGCGACCTCAGCCGCACCCCGTATCTGCAGACCGTCGTGCGCACCCACCGCGCCGGGCGCGGCGCGGCCCGCCCCGTGCCGGGCGCCGCGGGCGGCACCGAATACGACCTCGAACTCACCCTCCGCCCCGACCAGGACGCCCTGCACCTGCGCATCGACTACGACAGCGCCCTGCACCCCGAAGAGCGCGTACGCGGCCTCGGCTCCCAGTTCGCCGCCGTCCTCGACGCCGTACTGCCCGGCGGCGACGCCCGGCTCACCCCCGCCACCGTCGTCCTGCACGACGACGCCGCGGCCGCCCGCGCCGTCCGGGCGGGACGCGGAACACCCATCGAGGACTGCGGCAACTCCCTGGTCGACCTGGTCCGCGACCGCGCCGCCGAAACCCCCGACGCCCTCGCCCTGCGCCAGAGCGACACCCACCTCACCTACGCCCAGCTGTGGGCCGGCGCCACCCGCCTCGCCGACGAACTGGCCGCCCGGGGCGTGCGCCCCGGCGACCGCGTCGCCGTCTGGCTGCACCGCACCCCCGCCACCGTCACCACCCTGCTCGCCGTCCTCGCCGCGGGCGCCGTGTTCGTACCCGTCGACGCCGCCTACCCCGAGGAACGGGTCCGCTACCTCCTGGCCGACGCCCGGCCCGCGCTCGTGGTGAGCGACAGCTCGGTGCCCGGATCCGCCGACCCCGGCGTGCCCACCCTCCTCCTGGACCGGCTGCCCGCCACCCCCACCCAGGGCCCCGCCAGACCCGAACGGGTCCCGGCGCACGCCCCCGCCTACATGATCTACACCTCCGGATCCACCGGCCGCCCCAAGGGCGTCCTCGTCCGCCACTCCAGCGTGGTCAACAACCTGCGCTGGCGGCAGCGCACCTGGCCGCTGAACGCCGACGACCGGGTCCTGCACAACCACAGCTTCAGCTTCGACCCCGCCATCTGGGCGGTGTTCTGGCCCCTGGCCGCCGGCGCGTGCGTCGTCCTGGCCGCACAGGAGCAGATGACCGACCCCAACGCGATGCTGCAGACCCTCCGCAACGAGCAGGTCACCGTCCTGGGCGGCGTCCCCTCCCTGCTCACCGTGCTGCTCGACCACCGCGACGCCGGAGCCTGCACCCGCGTCCGCCTCGTCCTGTCCGGCGCCGAGCCGCTCACCGACACCCTCCTGGAGCGGATCTCCACCACCTGGTCCGCGGACGTCGTCAACCTGTACGGGCCCACCGAGGCCACCATCGACGCCACCGCCTACACCGTGCCCGCCGGCGCCCGCACCATGCCGCTGCCGATCGGCCGCGCCGTCGACAACACCGGCGTCCACGTCGTCGACGCCCAACTGCGGCCCGTACCCGACGACATACCCGGCGAGATCGTCGTCACCGGCGCCGGCCTGGCGGCCGGCTACCACGACCGGCCCGAGCTGTCCGCCCGGCGCTTCCTGCCCGACCCCTTCGACACCCCCGCAGGACGCCTGTACCGCACCGGCGACCTGGGCCGCCGGCTGCCCGACGGGAACATCCAGTTCCTCGGCCGCATCGACGACCAGGTCAAGATCCGCGGCCACCGCGTCGAACTGTCCGAGGTCGAGAGCGCCGTCACCGCCGTACCCGGCGTCCTGGACGCCTGCGTCACCGCCCTGGACGCCGGCACCGAGCACGCCCGGCTGGCCGCCGCCGTCGTCCTGCCCGGCCAGGACGGCCAGGACGGCCGTCCCACGCCCGAGCGGCTCCGCGAGGCCCTCGCCCAGCAGCTGCCCGCCCATCTGGTGCCCGACCGGTTCCTGGTCGTCGACCAGCTGCCGCGCACCCCCAACGGCAAGGCCGACCGCCGCCGCGTCGCCGAACTCCTCGCCGACGCACCCGAGCCGGGCCACGGCACACCCCAGGGCACCACCGAGCCCCGCAACGCCGTGGAGCGCTCCGTCGCCCAGGCCTTCGCCGAGGTGCTGCGCGTGGCCGCCGTCGACCTCCACGCCGACTTCTTCGACGCCGGCGGCACCTCACTGATGCTCGCCCGGCTGGCCTCCCTGCTCGGCGACCGGCACGACGTGGACATCCCGCTGCACGAGTTCTTCCGCACCCCGACCGCCGCCGGCGTCGCCGAGACCATCGAGGTGTACCGGCGCGAGGGCATCGCGGGAGTCCTCGGCCGCAAGCACGCCGCGACGCTGGAGAACGACGGCACCCTGGACGCGTCCATCACCCCCGACGGGCTGCCCCGCGCCGACTGGGACAACCCCCGGCGCGTCTTCCTCACCGGCGCCACCGGCTACCTCGGACTCCACCTCCTGGAGCAGCTCCTGCGCCGCACGGACGCCGAGGTCGTCACGCTGTGCCGGGCCCGCGACGCCGAACACGCCATGCGGCGGCTCCGGGACGGCTTCGCGCTCTACGAGATCGACATCGACGACCAGCTCCACCGGGTGACCTGCGTGAGCGGCGACCTCGCCGAGGAACGCCTCGGCCTGACCCCGCGGCAGTGGCACGACCTGGCGGCCACCGTCGACGTCATCTACCACAACGGCGCCCTGGTCAACTTCGTCTACCCCTACTCCGCGCTCAAGGCCGCCAACGTCGGCGGCACCCAGCGGGTCATCGAACTGGCCTGCACCACCCGGCTGAAGAGCGTCCACCACGTCTCCACCATCGACACCCTGCTCGCCACCCACATGCCCCGCCCGTTCCTGGAGACCGACGCCCCGCTGAACTCCGCGGTCGGCGTCCCGGCCGGCTACACCGGCAGCAAGTGGGTCGCCGAGAAAGTCGTCAACGAGGCCCGCAAACGCGGCATCCCCGTCTGCGTCTACCGCCCCGGCCTCATCCTGGGCCACACCCGCAACGGCGCCACCCAGACCATCGACTACCTGCTGGTCGCCCTGCGCGGCTACCTGCCGATGCGGATCCTGCCCGACTACCCCCGCATCTTCGACGTCATCCCCGTCGACCACGTCGCCCGGGCCATCGTGCACATCTCCGGCAAACCCGAAGCCCTCGGCGGCTTCTACCACCTGTTCAACCCCGCACCGGTGCCGCTGCGCACCTTCTGCGACTGGATCAGAAGCTACGGCTACGAGTTCGACACCGTGCCCTTCGAGGAGGGCAGGCGGCGGGCCCTCGGCGTCGGCCCGGGCCACCTGCTGTACCCGCTGGTACCGCTGATCAAGGACGCCGAGGCCGAGCCGCACCGGGCCCTGGACCCCAAGTACCTGCACGAGGTCCGGCCCGCCCTCGAATGCGCCCGGACACTGCGCATGCTCCAGGGCAGCGACGTGCACTGCCCGCCGACCACCGAGGCCGACGCGCACGCCGTCCTGGACTACCTGGTCCGCACCGGGTTCATGCCCGCGCCCGCCGACATCGTGCCCGACGCCTGGACCGCAGGGGAGACCCGATGA
- a CDS encoding non-ribosomal peptide synthetase — MKDRIPPDAHLFPASPGQERLWFLDRMNATASRAYTLALRLDLKGALEHTTLQAALNRVMERHEALRTALRQVDGRLTQVVVPGITAGLPLVDLTDTAADDDECRRRELDRLLGQETRRPWNLAQPPLLRCLLARLADDHHVLLLTVHHAVCDGLSLQIVLRDLLQAYTQGGLDPDTEPLQFADYVVWNSGAPDDDGTPDPQWAARRRRARDHWTDTLTGAPHILELPTDRRRPALQSHAGARVPVRLAPAYADRLRDWSAAHGVTPFTALLTAYVVVLSRTSGCDDLLVGLPVAGRGHPDLSGTVGYLANTCPLRADLRTDPTLGDLSRTLYTTLTGVLDHADLPFGELVDLLAPPRMPERNPLFQVLFGLQQDVRRSWDLPGLHVDVTDADCGSARVDLSLFLFEDRSGAFEGFLEYATALFEHSTAERFADQLHRVLNQLLRDADVPVSAVDLTGVGGDTTARIDGGPLEQPWPLVWPRIVEIAGRHPDAEAVRDERRALDYTTLLARVETAAARLHRAGAGAGDRVAVCVERDADTVVALLACWRLRAVYVPLDPAAPPPRRAMILDQAAPAVVVATDPATVPDAHRARTLPAAALAPDPARPPARPSPAAARAAVASAPLPAGGARPPDTAYLMFTSGSTGRPKGVAVSHASLTSFLHALTGRIELGPGDRWLALTTTAFDISLLELLGPLVTGATVVVAPASAQRGAVELADRLSAAGITVAQATPAVWRLALSAGWQPRQGFTLLSGGEALPPDLADALARTPADVHNLYGPTETTIWSCAATVRPGEPVTIGHPLPGTRVLVADAALRPVPAGVCGELLIGGPGVATGYLGDPRRTAARFVPDPDRTGERLYRTGDLVRVRPDGLIEFVGRADDQVKVRGHRIELGEIEAALHALPGIRHAAATVLDPRGAARIAAFLVADGDALDAPDAATALRGRLAQVLPAAYLPTELYALDAVPLNPNGKVDRRALPGSGRRLDGGHERVAPSTGAERAVARLWCELLGLPEVGIHDDFFGLGGHSMLAARLLQRIDDDLGTRVPVAEFFIEPTVARLARTVGQLHGDDTALHGPHGRTTQHTEPASPGQPAPADDWDFPAVRRTVPGQVPVHQEVVQ; from the coding sequence GTGAAAGACCGGATACCGCCAGACGCGCACCTCTTTCCCGCCTCCCCGGGCCAGGAGCGGCTGTGGTTCCTGGACCGGATGAACGCCACGGCGAGCCGGGCCTACACACTGGCCCTGCGGCTGGACCTCAAAGGCGCCCTGGAACACACCACCCTGCAGGCCGCCCTCAACCGCGTCATGGAACGCCACGAAGCACTGCGCACCGCACTGCGCCAGGTCGACGGCCGGCTCACCCAGGTCGTCGTGCCCGGCATCACCGCCGGCCTGCCCCTGGTCGACCTGACCGACACCGCCGCAGACGACGACGAGTGCCGGCGCCGCGAACTCGACCGGCTGCTCGGCCAGGAGACCCGCCGCCCCTGGAACCTCGCCCAGCCGCCCCTGCTGCGCTGCCTCCTCGCCCGCCTGGCCGACGACCACCACGTGCTGCTGCTGACCGTCCACCACGCCGTGTGCGACGGGCTCTCCCTGCAGATCGTCCTGCGCGACCTGCTGCAGGCCTACACCCAGGGCGGCCTCGACCCGGACACCGAACCCCTGCAGTTCGCCGACTACGTCGTCTGGAACAGCGGCGCCCCCGACGACGACGGCACCCCCGACCCCCAGTGGGCCGCGCGCCGCCGGCGGGCCCGCGACCACTGGACCGACACCCTCACCGGCGCCCCCCACATCCTCGAACTGCCCACCGACCGCCGCCGCCCCGCCCTGCAGTCCCACGCCGGCGCCCGCGTCCCCGTACGCCTGGCACCCGCCTACGCCGACCGGCTGCGCGACTGGTCCGCCGCCCACGGGGTCACCCCCTTCACCGCACTGCTCACCGCGTACGTCGTCGTCCTGTCCCGCACCAGCGGCTGCGACGACCTGCTCGTCGGCCTGCCCGTCGCCGGACGCGGCCACCCCGACCTGTCCGGCACCGTCGGATACCTCGCCAACACCTGCCCCCTGCGCGCCGACCTGCGCACCGACCCGACCCTCGGCGACCTCAGCCGCACGCTCTACACCACGCTCACCGGCGTCCTCGACCACGCCGACCTGCCCTTCGGTGAACTCGTCGACCTGCTCGCGCCGCCGCGCATGCCCGAACGCAACCCCCTCTTCCAGGTGCTGTTCGGCCTCCAGCAGGACGTGCGGCGCAGCTGGGACCTGCCCGGACTCCACGTCGACGTCACCGACGCCGACTGCGGCAGCGCCCGCGTCGATCTGTCGCTGTTCCTCTTCGAGGACCGCTCCGGGGCCTTCGAGGGATTCCTGGAGTACGCCACCGCGCTGTTCGAGCACTCCACCGCCGAGCGGTTCGCCGACCAGCTCCACCGCGTGCTGAACCAGCTGCTGCGCGACGCGGACGTGCCCGTCTCCGCGGTCGACCTCACCGGCGTCGGCGGCGACACCACCGCCCGCATCGACGGCGGACCGCTGGAGCAGCCCTGGCCGCTGGTGTGGCCGCGCATCGTCGAGATCGCCGGCCGGCACCCCGACGCCGAGGCGGTCCGCGACGAGCGCCGCGCCCTCGACTACACCACCCTGCTCGCCCGCGTCGAAACGGCCGCGGCCCGGCTGCACCGGGCCGGAGCGGGCGCGGGCGACCGCGTCGCGGTCTGCGTCGAACGGGACGCCGACACCGTCGTGGCCCTGCTCGCCTGCTGGCGGCTCCGGGCGGTGTACGTGCCCCTCGACCCGGCGGCCCCGCCGCCGCGGCGCGCGATGATCCTCGACCAGGCCGCCCCCGCCGTCGTCGTCGCCACCGACCCGGCGACCGTCCCCGACGCCCACCGGGCCCGCACCCTGCCCGCCGCCGCCCTGGCCCCCGACCCCGCCCGTCCGCCCGCCCGGCCCTCACCCGCCGCCGCCCGGGCAGCGGTCGCGTCCGCGCCGCTGCCCGCCGGCGGTGCCCGCCCGCCCGACACCGCCTACCTGATGTTCACCTCCGGCTCCACGGGACGCCCCAAGGGCGTCGCCGTCAGCCACGCCAGCCTCACCTCCTTCCTGCACGCCCTCACCGGCCGGATCGAACTGGGCCCCGGCGACCGGTGGCTGGCCCTGACCACCACCGCGTTCGACATCTCCCTGCTCGAACTGCTCGGGCCCCTGGTCACCGGCGCCACCGTCGTCGTCGCCCCCGCCTCCGCCCAGCGCGGCGCCGTCGAACTCGCCGACCGGCTCAGCGCCGCAGGCATCACCGTCGCCCAGGCCACCCCCGCCGTGTGGCGGCTCGCCCTGTCCGCCGGCTGGCAGCCCAGACAGGGCTTCACCCTGCTGTCCGGGGGCGAGGCCCTGCCGCCCGACCTGGCCGACGCCCTGGCCCGCACCCCGGCCGACGTCCACAACCTGTACGGGCCCACCGAGACGACCATCTGGTCCTGCGCCGCCACCGTGCGCCCCGGCGAGCCGGTCACCATCGGCCACCCCCTGCCCGGCACCCGCGTCCTGGTCGCGGACGCCGCACTGCGCCCCGTCCCGGCCGGCGTCTGCGGTGAACTCCTCATCGGCGGGCCCGGCGTGGCCACCGGCTACCTCGGCGACCCGCGGCGCACCGCCGCCCGCTTCGTGCCCGACCCCGACCGCACCGGCGAACGCCTCTACCGCACCGGCGACCTGGTGCGGGTCCGCCCCGACGGCCTGATCGAGTTCGTGGGCCGCGCCGACGACCAGGTCAAGGTGCGCGGCCACCGCATCGAACTCGGCGAGATCGAGGCCGCCCTGCACGCCCTGCCCGGCATACGCCACGCCGCGGCCACCGTCCTCGATCCGCGCGGCGCCGCCCGCATCGCCGCCTTCCTCGTCGCCGACGGCGACGCCCTCGACGCCCCCGACGCGGCGACGGCCCTGCGCGGCCGCCTCGCCCAGGTGCTGCCCGCCGCGTATCTCCCCACCGAGCTGTACGCGCTCGACGCCGTGCCGCTCAACCCCAACGGCAAGGTCGACCGGCGTGCCCTGCCCGGCAGCGGACGGCGCCTGGACGGCGGCCACGAGCGCGTCGCACCCTCCACCGGCGCCGAACGCGCCGTCGCCCGGCTGTGGTGCGAACTCCTGGGCCTGCCCGAAGTCGGCATCCACGACGACTTCTTCGGCCTGGGCGGCCACTCCATGCTCGCCGCCCGGCTGCTGCAACGCATCGACGACGACCTCGGCACCCGCGTGCCCGTGGCCGAGTTCTTCATCGAACCGACCGTCGCCCGGCTCGCCCGGACCGTGGGCCAGCTGCACGGCGACGACACCGCACTCCACGGCCCCCACGGCCGAACGACACAGCACACCGAGCCCGCGTCCCCGGGGCAGCCGGCCCCCGCCGACGACTGGGACTTCCCCGCCGTCCGCCGCACCGTGCCCGGCCAAGTCCCCGTTCACCAGGAGGTTGTGCAGTGA